From a region of the Candidatus Woesearchaeota archaeon genome:
- a CDS encoding sodium-translocating pyrophosphatase: MLEYVFIISFLALGVAALLARYVLKQDQGTPAMQKISDAIREGAEAFLKRQYKTIAILTLILAVVIVGIYGFLGRWDYAIKTGAAFVLGAFCSAIAGIIGMYISVRANIRTASAARTSMSKALRISFWGGAVSGILVVALSLIGVAGLYMLFGADPKTTPFMIVGYGFGASFVALFAQLGGGIFTKAADVGADLVGKVEAGIPEDDPRNPAVIADLVGDNVGDCAGRGADLFESTAAENIGAMILGVALYPSFGVNGVLFPLVARAFGLIASIIGILSVKASETEDPMKALNRGYFIASILSAILLYVATRILLNNIWFFYAGLVGIVMSILFVYITQYYTEYKYRPVREIAEACKTGPATTIISGLAVAFECTGAPTIVIALALFFSYVFGLWSGVPHGGLYGTAIATMGMLSTAAYILAMDTFGPITDNAGGIIEMSKSPASVRRRTDRLDSVGNTTKALTKGYAIGSAALAAFLLFSAYLDEVALLTGKAFAVVDLAKVEVFIGALLGAMLVFLFSAFAIRAVGKTAGCIIEEVRRQFKNKGIMKGTVKPDYAACVDITTRGALKNMILPGVLAIGFPIVVGVLLKAEALAGMLMVSTITGVLLATVLNNGGGAWDNAKKYIETGVMGGKGSPAHKAAVVGDTVGDPCKDTAGPSLHVLIKLLATLALVLAPLFL, translated from the coding sequence ATGTTAGAATACGTCTTTATTATCAGTTTCCTTGCATTGGGCGTTGCTGCACTGCTGGCACGGTATGTGCTCAAACAGGACCAAGGCACACCGGCCATGCAGAAAATTTCTGACGCAATCCGCGAGGGCGCTGAAGCATTCCTCAAGCGCCAGTACAAAACCATTGCCATTCTTACCCTCATCCTTGCCGTCGTTATCGTCGGCATTTACGGCTTTCTCGGCCGCTGGGATTACGCAATAAAAACCGGCGCGGCCTTTGTGCTCGGTGCATTCTGTTCAGCTATCGCCGGCATTATTGGCATGTACATTTCAGTGCGCGCAAACATTCGCACCGCGTCCGCAGCGCGGACATCCATGAGCAAGGCACTGCGCATCTCATTCTGGGGCGGCGCAGTCTCCGGCATTCTCGTTGTCGCGCTCTCACTTATCGGCGTTGCAGGCCTCTATATGCTTTTCGGCGCTGACCCAAAAACTACACCCTTCATGATTGTTGGCTATGGTTTCGGCGCGAGTTTCGTCGCACTGTTCGCCCAGCTCGGCGGCGGTATCTTTACCAAAGCAGCTGATGTGGGCGCTGACCTCGTCGGCAAAGTTGAGGCAGGCATTCCTGAAGATGACCCTCGAAACCCCGCGGTTATTGCTGACCTTGTCGGCGACAACGTTGGGGACTGTGCTGGCAGAGGCGCGGACTTGTTCGAAAGCACGGCCGCTGAAAACATCGGCGCCATGATTCTTGGTGTTGCGCTCTATCCATCATTTGGTGTGAACGGTGTTTTGTTTCCGCTTGTTGCACGCGCCTTCGGCCTTATTGCATCCATCATCGGTATTTTGAGTGTCAAGGCATCAGAAACAGAAGACCCAATGAAAGCGCTCAACCGCGGCTACTTCATTGCAAGCATACTTTCCGCGATACTATTGTACGTTGCCACGCGCATCCTGCTGAACAACATCTGGTTCTTTTATGCAGGACTCGTCGGCATTGTGATGAGCATCCTCTTTGTGTACATCACGCAATATTATACTGAATACAAATACCGTCCAGTAAGAGAAATTGCCGAGGCCTGTAAAACTGGCCCCGCAACAACAATCATCTCCGGCCTTGCCGTTGCGTTTGAATGCACCGGCGCGCCGACTATTGTTATTGCACTCGCGCTGTTCTTTTCGTACGTCTTCGGCCTCTGGTCCGGCGTGCCACATGGCGGCCTCTATGGAACAGCCATTGCAACCATGGGCATGCTCTCAACCGCTGCATACATTCTTGCCATGGACACCTTCGGCCCCATCACCGACAACGCCGGCGGCATTATCGAAATGTCCAAATCGCCGGCGAGCGTACGCCGCAGAACTGATCGGCTTGATTCAGTGGGCAACACCACCAAGGCGCTCACTAAAGGATATGCCATCGGCTCAGCAGCCCTTGCCGCATTCCTCCTGTTTTCCGCCTACCTCGACGAGGTTGCACTTCTGACTGGCAAGGCATTTGCAGTTGTTGACCTCGCCAAAGTGGAAGTCTTCATCGGCGCCCTGCTCGGTGCCATGCTCGTCTTCCTCTTCAGCGCATTCGCTATCCGCGCCGTTGGAAAAACCGCAGGATGCATCATTGAAGAAGTCCGCAGACAATTCAAGAACAAGGGCATCATGAAAGGAACGGTGAAACCTGATTACGCAGCATGCGTCGACATAACGACGCGCGGTGCGCTCAAAAACATGATACTTCCCGGCGTTCTTGCCATTGGCTTCCCTATTGTGGTTGGGGTCCTGCTTAAAGCCGAAGCGCTTGCCGGCATGCTCATGGTCAGCACCATTACTGGTGTGCTCCTCGCGACCGTGTTGAACAACGGCGGCGGCGCATGGGACAACGCAAAGAAATACATTGAAACCGGCGTGATGGGCGGCAAAGGAAGCCCTGCGCACAAGGCAGCAGTTGTCGGCGACACGGTCGGTGACCCATGCAAGGACACGGCAGGCCCCAGTCTCCATGTGCTCATCAAGCTCTTGGCGACACTTGCGCTCGTTCTTGCGCCGTTGTTCCTGTAA
- a CDS encoding aspartate 1-decarboxylase: MRFVLRSKIHKATVTEAHLDYLGSITIDEELIGLAGFFVGEKVLVVSNTTGARLETYVIAGKRGSGAIEMNGAAAHLIKTGEEIIIMGFELNDQPIAAKVILVDPNNRFVQWLGK, translated from the coding sequence ATGCGTTTCGTGCTTCGCTCAAAAATCCACAAGGCAACGGTTACTGAGGCACATCTTGACTATCTTGGAAGCATCACGATTGACGAAGAGCTGATTGGCCTTGCCGGTTTTTTTGTTGGAGAAAAAGTGCTGGTCGTGAGCAATACAACGGGCGCACGTTTGGAAACGTATGTCATTGCAGGTAAACGCGGCTCGGGCGCCATTGAGATGAACGGCGCAGCGGCACATCTCATCAAGACAGGGGAAGAGATTATAATTATGGGATTTGAATTGAATGACCAGCCAATCGCTGCCAAAGTAATTCTGGTTGACCCAAACAACAGATTTGTTCAATGGTTGGGAAAATAA